The proteins below come from a single Amphiura filiformis chromosome 15, Afil_fr2py, whole genome shotgun sequence genomic window:
- the LOC140171536 gene encoding uncharacterized protein, which translates to MDDVAFLLYSSGTTGLPKGVMLTHRNIVSNTFNTLNTPGAASFTPYVDCGLAVLPFYHVYGCVTISLASLKIGVKLVTLPQFEPEVFLKTIQDHKITIGYLVPPLVVFLTKHPMVDNYDLSSLKDVMCGAAPLGGELAAAFKKRLNLSYVRQGYGLTETSSPLTVGKRGITSPASAGVLLINTEAKIVDPLSGKSLPPGGQGELWARGPQIMKGYLKNPEATANCIDAEGWFHTGDIGYFAEDGQLFVVDRLKELIKYKGSQVAPAELEELLLTNPAVADAAVIGIPDEEAGELPKAFVVLKGTEQVTEEDIAKFVAGKVAPQKKLRGGVEFLETIPKSASGKILRRQLRDQERKKRTKAKNPLSKL; encoded by the exons ATGGATGACGTGGCCTTTCTCCTGTACTCGAGTGGCACCACAGGACTTCCAAAAGGAGTTATGCTTACTCATCGCAATATTGTCAGCAACACCTTTAATACTCTAAA CACCCCTGGTGCAGCGTCATTTACACCGTACGTGGATTGCGGTTTAGCTGTACTGCCATTTTATCACGTCTATGGATGTGTTACAATCTCACTTGCGAGCCTCAAAATCGGAGTGAAGCTGGTTACTCTGCCACAATTTGAACCGGAAGTATTTCTTAAGACCATCCAAGATCATAAG ATTACCATTGGATATCTGGTACCTCCTTTGGTTGTATTTCTTACCAAGCATCCTATGGTAGACAATTATGATTTATCGTCGCTGAAGGATGTCATGTGTGGAGCGGCACCTCTTGGTGGAGAACTTGCTGCGGCTTTCAAGAAGCGACTCAACTTGTCTTACGTTCGGCAAG GCTATGGACTAACAGAAACGTCCTCTCCTCTGACAGTAGGAAAACGTGGCATAACTTCGCCGGCTTCAGCTGGCGTTTTGTTGATCAACACAGAAGCAAAA ATTGTGGATCCGCTATCAGGGAAGAGCTTACCTCCCGGAGGACAAGGCGAATTATGGGCTCGAGGACCACAGATTATGAAGGGTTACTTGAAGAATCCTGAAGCAACGGCTAACTGTATTGATGCGGAAGGCTGGTTCCACACTG gtgACATTGGATATTTTGCCGAAGATGGACAATTATTTGTTGTTGACAGATTGAAGGAACTCATAAAATATAAGGGATCACAG GTTGCGCCAGCTGAACTAGAAGAACTGCTATTAACGAACCCGGCCGTAGCTGATGCAGCAGTCATAGGGATACCTGACGAAGAAGCAGGAGAATTACCGAAAGCTTTTGTCGTCTTGAAAGGAACGGAACAAGTTACAGAAGAAGACATAGCGAAATTTGTTGCAG GTAAAGTGGCTCCTCAAAAGAAACTACGAGGTGGTGTTGAGTTTCTTGAGACGATTCCAAAGAGTGCCAGTGGCAAAATTCTACGCAGGCAATTACGAGACCAAGAACGGAAGAAGAGAACTAAAGCAAAAAATCCCCTTTCCAAACTTTGA